A window of the Narcine bancroftii isolate sNarBan1 chromosome 4, sNarBan1.hap1, whole genome shotgun sequence genome harbors these coding sequences:
- the LOC138760789 gene encoding endogenous retrovirus group PABLB member 1 Env polyprotein-like produces MIPIPFTRKEVAAWKYFDPSKGRVYIDVDQPVPEEARFFNLSDILGIFRGWHISTFSHNITPPYFIVSQYVKGSVCFCKFPAKPADSLGFSDCLTYSLFISKPPVNRTYWVCESRAYAWLPLTWGGCCYLAYAVPYLHHISRLQDHPSLMHRSAVLRHRRHLSGAEIVLGALMPGYCDIRISLEIHKLYDLMNSIANETSFALLSVNQGLSDLNDDSLPLGQWILDFLLAKRGGTCTVVGSDCCSYIPNVTTNISVIIQHVSKSVCELQCLGIVANKDNVSLGWNPFSWLAGTFGGLGHNILRWLLALLLVFVIIVVLISLLHTFCTLMLVKPRV; encoded by the coding sequence atgatccccattcctttcacccgaaaggaagttgctgcctggaaatattttgaCCCCTCCAAAGGCAGAGTTTACATTGATGTTGATCAGCCTGTGCCTGAGGAGGCTCGTTTCTTTAATCTGAGTGATATTTTGGGTATTTTCCGAGGATGGCATATTTCTACCTTCTCTCATAATATCACACCCCCCTATTTTATTGTTTCCCAATATGTGAAGGGCTCTGTCTGTTTTTGTAAATTCCCTGCCAAACCTGCCGATTCACTGGGATTCAGTGATTGTCTGACATATTCCCTTTTCATTTCCAAGCCCCCTGTGAACAGGACTTATTGGGTTTGTGAGTCTCGCGCCTATGCCTGGCTGccccttacctggggtggttgctgctattTAGCATATGCCGTCCCCTACCTGCACCATATTTCCCGTTTACAGGACCATCCCTCGCTTATGCATAGGTCCGCTGTCCTTCGGCATAGACGTCACCTTTCAGGTGCCGAGATTGTCCTTGGCGCCTTGATGCCAGGTTATTGCGATATTCGCATTTCCCTAGAGATTCACAAATTATATGATCTGATGAActctattgccaatgagacatcctttgCTCTTTTGTCTGTAAATCAGGGCCTTAGTGACCTTAATGATGACTCTCTGCCGTTAGGACAATGGATTTTGGATTTTCTGTTAGCAAAACGGGGTGGCACGTGTACCGTTGTTGGTTCTGACTGCTGCTCGTATATTCCTAATGTAACCACTAATATTTCTGTTAttattcagcatgtttcaaaatctgtttgtgagctccagtgtctgggtattgtggccaacaaggataatgtgagccttggttggaatcctttttcatggttagctggtacatttgggggattgggccacaatattctccgttggttgctcgcattattgcttgtttttgtgattattgtagttttaatttctcttttacacactttttgtactcttatgcttgtcaagcctcgtgtctga